Proteins encoded by one window of Vibrio algicola:
- a CDS encoding ATP-binding protein has protein sequence MSNRFLSAETVIESLRDNGYNNTAYALAELIDNSLQATANRVEVGFIEEQLSARKNYTVSEISLWDNGVGMDIETLRVAMQFGGGTHRKDTGGMGKFGMGLPNSSISQCKRVDVWSWQAGGEPYHTYLDVDEMKSGALEEVPMPTVKAIPVKYEKAFFTKKPESGTLIIWSKLDRLSWKTGKSIYRHCEHLVGRMYRNFISDENIKIESITYRKSADERLDVYDKETFKANDPMYLKKNTSLPELPGSYKNEAFFEKMDEEVISVEYIDVNGEPKRDDVTVTTSMVKKNISNRILKDTVGKLGGTTWGKHCSKNVGVSIVRANRELVLRDSFLTSALRESKGRFIGIEVSFPPTLDAVFGVTNNKQDAIRLIPYEMKTIFTQAGFESEQEYLRDLEENSDSLLQVLKVVAVIKKHVSALTKALDTINVEGKAVKGDEPKTVSEGAASKATQGSAHRETHGHKTKEETPKQLKKEDVVDHLKKAGGMSDEEAEEKAERLILTGNRFLIEDVARDSEAFFDVSTSKGLTLVLFNTNHVFYQKLVSKLGGDELEIMQTTIAGFARVMNETTDERRLAYLNTIRREWGLVISEFLQGPEDDELDDF, from the coding sequence ATGAGTAATCGATTTTTAAGTGCTGAGACCGTTATTGAGTCATTAAGAGATAATGGGTATAACAATACTGCTTACGCGTTAGCTGAACTTATTGATAATAGCCTGCAAGCAACGGCCAACCGCGTAGAAGTTGGCTTTATAGAAGAACAATTAAGCGCCCGAAAAAATTATACCGTGTCAGAAATTTCTCTTTGGGATAATGGTGTTGGTATGGATATCGAGACGCTCCGAGTTGCTATGCAATTTGGTGGCGGTACACATCGTAAAGATACAGGTGGTATGGGGAAATTTGGAATGGGATTACCAAACTCATCCATTTCACAGTGTAAGCGTGTTGATGTATGGAGTTGGCAAGCTGGTGGGGAACCTTACCATACTTACTTAGATGTTGATGAGATGAAAAGTGGTGCGCTTGAAGAAGTGCCAATGCCCACAGTAAAAGCTATACCAGTTAAGTACGAAAAAGCGTTTTTTACTAAAAAACCGGAATCAGGCACATTAATTATTTGGTCTAAGCTTGATCGCTTAAGCTGGAAAACGGGCAAATCTATTTATCGCCATTGTGAACATCTTGTCGGAAGAATGTATCGTAATTTTATTAGCGATGAGAATATAAAAATAGAAAGCATTACTTATCGTAAATCAGCTGACGAAAGACTTGATGTTTACGATAAAGAAACTTTTAAAGCTAATGACCCGATGTATCTTAAGAAGAATACTTCGCTACCAGAATTACCTGGTAGTTATAAGAATGAGGCTTTTTTTGAGAAGATGGACGAAGAAGTCATTTCTGTTGAATACATTGATGTCAACGGTGAGCCTAAACGAGATGATGTGACCGTTACTACCTCAATGGTTAAAAAGAATATATCAAATCGTATTTTAAAAGACACTGTTGGTAAATTAGGTGGTACAACTTGGGGTAAACATTGTAGCAAAAATGTAGGCGTTTCAATAGTTCGAGCTAATAGAGAGCTAGTTTTAAGAGATTCATTCTTAACTTCTGCTTTAAGAGAGAGTAAAGGACGCTTTATTGGTATTGAAGTGTCATTTCCGCCAACGCTTGATGCTGTCTTTGGTGTAACGAATAACAAACAAGATGCAATTCGTTTAATTCCTTACGAGATGAAAACAATTTTTACTCAAGCAGGGTTTGAGTCTGAGCAAGAATATTTACGAGATTTAGAAGAAAACTCTGACTCACTACTTCAAGTGCTTAAAGTAGTGGCAGTAATTAAAAAACATGTATCAGCTTTAACTAAAGCATTAGATACAATAAATGTTGAAGGAAAAGCCGTAAAAGGTGATGAGCCAAAAACCGTGTCTGAAGGTGCAGCATCTAAAGCAACGCAAGGCTCCGCACATCGTGAAACCCATGGTCATAAAACTAAAGAAGAAACACCAAAACAGCTGAAGAAGGAAGATGTTGTTGATCACCTTAAAAAAGCAGGTGGAATGAGTGATGAAGAAGCAGAAGAAAAGGCCGAGCGACTCATTCTCACTGGTAATCGTTTTTTAATCGAAGATGTAGCACGAGATTCAGAAGCATTTTTTGATGTATCAACTAGTAAAGGCTTAACATTAGTTTTATTCAATACAAATCATGTTTTCTATCAAAAGCTTGTAAGCAAACTCGGTGGTGATGAGCTTGAAATAATGCAAACCACAATAGCAGGCTTTGCCCGTGTGATGAATGAAACTACAGACGAACGACGTTTAGCCTATTTAAATACTATTCGTAGAGAGTGGGGCTTAGTCATTAGTGAGTTCCTGCAAGGCCCTGAAGATGACGAGTTGGATGATTTTTAA